A segment of the Ferviditalea candida genome:
CGGAACGCATTAATATTTGTATCGCTTCATCGTCGGAAAAGGACTCCTGAGTGCGTGTGCAGGGGTCCTTTTCGAGTTCATCGGAGGTATGCGTATGTACGCAATCACATCCGGCGGCGGATGCTTTTGTCCGACCCAGCCGCCAGTTTGCTATGGAATTGGTTTGTCGGAGGAGGGAGAAATGATGCCGTCGCTGGAACTGGTGGGCAAACAAAAGAACGGCTTCGGCGATACCATCTATTATATTCGCGATCAAAACGGAACAACGAACATGATTCATGAAAGCCGCCTTTCAGACTTTTTGAAAAAAAACGGTGTATCGGTTCTCAAAGAAGGGGATCCATTCAAGTATTCAACCGGAAAGAACAAGTAATTTGCAAAATCGGCTTGCAACAACTTGCGGACAGAGTTATCTTCGACACCAGTCCAGCCGAGCGATTGGAAAACGAAAAAAAGAAAGGACTGTGATAGGGATGGGTGCATGGGGTTTTGGCATTTTCGACAATGATGATGCGCTAGATATTCGGGACCGTTTCCGCCGGTTTGTCCGGGATGGATTGCCCATGGAGGAAGTAACAAGGCAGTGTATAGCGGATTTTCCAGATCCTATGAACGATGTTTCCGTCGTTTTGGCTCTGGCCGCTTTGCAAATGGAACAAAACAAATTGCAACCGGAAATAAAAAAGCGTGCTCTGGCTTTGATTGTAGAGCGAAAAGACATCGCAACCTGGGTTGACCAAGAGAAACGAATTCAGGAACTGGAAGCGTTCAAGCAAAAGCTGCTCCGATTTTAGTTTGATCACAAGTTACGGATGGAGGTAAGCAGCGTGTTCAAATGTTCTTGCGGCGGATTTTTCCATGTTATCTGGGTCGAAGAGTATCCGAAGCATTTGAGCGGATTTGAAAAGCTGAATTACATGCGCAAATGTACGGTGAAGTGTGACAAATGCGGAACAATCCG
Coding sequences within it:
- a CDS encoding DUF4259 domain-containing protein; the encoded protein is MGAWGFGIFDNDDALDIRDRFRRFVRDGLPMEEVTRQCIADFPDPMNDVSVVLALAALQMEQNKLQPEIKKRALALIVERKDIATWVDQEKRIQELEAFKQKLLRF